In Bradyrhizobium sp. CCBAU 051011, the following are encoded in one genomic region:
- the rimO gene encoding 30S ribosomal protein S12 methylthiotransferase RimO: MQQAAAPKVSFVSLGCPKALVDSERIITRLRAEGYELARKHDGADIVIVNTCGFLDSAKQESLGAIGEAMAENGKVIVTGCMGAEPEQIEAAYPGVLSITGPQQYESVLEAVHRALPPVHNPHLDLVPPQGVKLTPRHYAYLKISEGCNNRCSFCIIPKLRGDLVSRPANDVLREAEKLVAAGVKELLVISQDTSAYGVDIKYADSPWKDRQVRAKFFDLAKELGELGAWVRLEYVYPYPHVDEVIGLMTEGKILPYLDIPFQHASPDVLRAMKRPAAQEKTLARIKKWREECPDLTLRSTFIVGFPGETDSDFAYLLDWLEEAEIDRLGCFKYEPVAGAASNAIENAVPDEVKQERWNALMARQQKISARRLKRKVGTRQQIIIDEVGPTVAKGRSKADAPQVDGAVYLSSRRPLKVGEIVTAKIERSDQYDLHGSVAGF; this comes from the coding sequence ATGCAACAGGCCGCTGCGCCCAAAGTCAGCTTTGTTTCGCTTGGGTGCCCCAAGGCGCTGGTGGATTCCGAGCGCATCATCACGCGGCTGCGCGCCGAAGGCTATGAGCTGGCGCGCAAGCATGACGGCGCCGACATCGTCATCGTCAACACCTGCGGCTTCCTCGACAGCGCCAAGCAGGAATCGCTCGGTGCCATCGGCGAGGCGATGGCCGAGAACGGCAAGGTGATCGTCACCGGCTGCATGGGCGCCGAGCCCGAGCAGATCGAGGCGGCCTATCCCGGCGTGCTGTCGATCACCGGCCCGCAGCAATATGAGAGCGTACTGGAGGCCGTGCACCGCGCGCTGCCGCCGGTGCATAATCCGCATCTCGATCTGGTGCCGCCGCAGGGCGTCAAGCTGACGCCGCGGCACTACGCTTATTTGAAGATTTCCGAAGGTTGCAACAACCGCTGCAGCTTCTGCATCATCCCGAAACTGCGCGGCGACCTCGTCTCGCGTCCGGCCAATGACGTGCTGCGCGAGGCGGAAAAGCTCGTGGCGGCCGGCGTCAAGGAATTGCTCGTCATCTCGCAGGACACATCGGCCTACGGCGTCGATATCAAATATGCGGACAGCCCCTGGAAGGATCGCCAGGTCCGCGCCAAATTCTTCGACCTCGCAAAAGAGCTCGGCGAACTCGGCGCCTGGGTCCGGCTGGAATATGTCTACCCCTACCCGCATGTCGACGAAGTCATCGGCCTGATGACCGAGGGCAAAATTCTGCCCTATCTCGACATTCCCTTCCAGCATGCGAGCCCGGACGTGCTGCGGGCCATGAAGCGTCCGGCCGCGCAGGAAAAGACGCTGGCGCGGATCAAGAAGTGGCGCGAGGAATGTCCTGACCTCACGCTACGCTCGACCTTCATCGTCGGCTTTCCCGGCGAGACCGATTCCGACTTCGCCTATCTGCTCGACTGGCTCGAAGAAGCCGAGATCGATCGTCTGGGCTGCTTCAAGTATGAGCCGGTCGCCGGCGCCGCGTCCAACGCGATCGAAAATGCCGTGCCAGATGAGGTCAAGCAGGAGCGCTGGAACGCGCTGATGGCGCGGCAGCAGAAAATCTCCGCCCGCCGCCTCAAACGCAAGGTCGGCACCAGGCAGCAGATCATCATCGACGAGGTCGGACCGACGGTTGCGAAAGGCCGCTCAAAGGCCGACGCGCCGCAAGTCGACGGCGCGGTCTATTTGTCCAGCCGCCGCCCGCTGAAGGTCGGCGAGATCGTCACCGCGAAGATCGAGCGGTCCGATCAATACGATTTGCACGGCAGTGTCGCAGGGTTCTGA
- a CDS encoding acetylornithine transaminase produces the protein MTDATHPFDALMEITARPPVVFVRGAGSFLWDDSRKRYLDFVQGWAVNALGHSPPAVAEALAAQANRLLTPSPAFYNGPSLELAQALVEKSCFDQVFFANSGAEANEGAIKLARKYGAKYKNGAFEIITFEGGFHGRTLATMSASGKKAFEPLFEPKVSGFRKAKLNDLDSVKALISDNTVAVMLEPIQGEAGVWPATDQFLKELRALTKQHGLLLIVDEIQTGMGRTGKLFHYEHAAIEPDIMTLGKGIGGGVPLAALLATGHASCFEHGDQGGTFNGNPLMCAAGLAVLDHVAKPEFLKAVADAGLFLESELHKLSARHGLGEVRGRGLLLALDLKLPIGASIVAEAFADGVLINSPQPDALRFMPALNVTREEISLMIDCLDAILVKAGAARRVA, from the coding sequence ATGACTGACGCCACCCATCCGTTCGACGCGCTGATGGAGATTACCGCTCGCCCGCCGGTGGTGTTCGTCCGCGGTGCGGGCTCCTTTCTCTGGGACGACTCCCGCAAGCGCTATCTCGACTTCGTGCAGGGCTGGGCTGTCAACGCACTCGGCCATTCGCCGCCTGCCGTTGCGGAAGCGCTTGCCGCACAGGCCAACAGGCTGCTGACGCCAAGTCCCGCCTTCTACAATGGTCCGAGCCTCGAGCTGGCGCAGGCGTTGGTCGAAAAAAGCTGCTTCGATCAGGTCTTCTTCGCCAATTCCGGCGCCGAAGCCAATGAAGGCGCCATCAAGCTCGCGCGCAAATACGGCGCCAAATACAAGAACGGCGCGTTCGAAATCATCACCTTCGAAGGCGGATTTCACGGCCGCACGCTCGCGACCATGTCGGCCTCGGGCAAGAAGGCGTTCGAACCACTGTTCGAACCCAAAGTATCGGGCTTCCGGAAAGCCAAGCTCAACGATCTCGATTCAGTGAAGGCGCTGATCTCGGACAACACGGTCGCGGTGATGTTGGAGCCGATCCAGGGCGAAGCCGGTGTCTGGCCGGCCACCGATCAATTCCTGAAGGAGTTGCGCGCGTTGACGAAGCAGCACGGCCTGCTGCTGATCGTGGACGAGATTCAGACCGGCATGGGCCGGACCGGCAAGCTGTTCCACTACGAGCACGCCGCTATCGAGCCCGACATCATGACGCTCGGCAAGGGTATCGGCGGCGGCGTGCCGCTGGCCGCCCTGCTCGCCACCGGGCACGCCTCCTGCTTCGAACACGGCGACCAGGGCGGCACCTTCAACGGCAATCCCCTGATGTGCGCTGCGGGCCTGGCCGTGCTCGACCATGTGGCCAAGCCGGAATTCCTGAAAGCTGTGGCGGACGCCGGCCTGTTCCTGGAAAGCGAGCTGCACAAACTGTCCGCCCGGCATGGGCTCGGCGAGGTGCGCGGCCGCGGCCTGCTGCTGGCGCTCGACCTCAAACTGCCGATCGGTGCGTCAATCGTGGCCGAAGCGTTCGCAGACGGCGTACTCATCAACTCGCCGCAGCCCGATGCGCTGCGCTTCATGCCGGCGCTCAACGTCACGCGCGAGGAGATATCACTGATGATCGATTGCCTGGATGCGATTTTGGTCAAGGCAGGCGCGGCGCGTCGGGTGGCGTAA
- a CDS encoding quinone oxidoreductase, protein MTKAVRVHKVGGPEALVYEDVDVAAPAAGEVRIRQHAVGLNFIDVYFRTGLYKAPGLPFIAGNEAAGEVVAVGPGVTNFHPGDRVAYYFTLGGYASERVIPADKLVKLPDHITYEQGAVLMLKGLTVWYLLHKTFKVEPGHRVLIHAAAGGIGLLACQWAKALGAHVIGTVGSKAKADLALANGCDHVILYNEEDFVARVKQISRNELCDVVYDGVGKTTFPGSLSCLRPRGLFVSFGNASGPVPPFPLAELNNHGSLFATRPKLNDYVSTRNELLEGADTLFAAVINGKLHVPINHAYALKDAAKAHTELESRATTGAAILRP, encoded by the coding sequence ATGACCAAGGCCGTGCGCGTGCACAAGGTAGGGGGGCCGGAAGCCCTGGTGTATGAAGACGTGGACGTAGCGGCGCCTGCAGCGGGCGAGGTCCGCATCCGCCAGCACGCCGTCGGCCTGAACTTCATCGACGTCTATTTCCGTACCGGCCTCTACAAGGCGCCCGGCCTGCCGTTCATCGCCGGCAACGAGGCCGCCGGCGAGGTGGTGGCCGTCGGACCCGGCGTCACCAATTTTCATCCCGGCGATCGCGTCGCCTATTATTTCACGCTCGGCGGCTACGCCTCGGAGCGGGTGATCCCGGCGGACAAGCTGGTCAAGCTGCCGGACCACATCACCTACGAGCAGGGCGCGGTGCTGATGCTCAAGGGTTTGACGGTCTGGTACCTCCTGCACAAGACCTTCAAGGTCGAACCCGGCCATCGCGTGCTGATCCACGCCGCCGCCGGCGGCATCGGCCTGTTGGCCTGCCAGTGGGCGAAGGCGCTCGGCGCCCATGTGATTGGCACCGTCGGCTCCAAGGCCAAGGCCGATCTTGCGCTGGCCAATGGCTGCGATCACGTCATCCTCTACAACGAGGAAGACTTCGTGGCCCGCGTCAAACAGATCAGCCGCAACGAGCTGTGCGACGTCGTCTATGACGGCGTAGGCAAGACCACCTTCCCGGGCTCACTGTCGTGCCTGCGGCCGCGCGGCCTGTTCGTCAGTTTCGGCAACGCCTCCGGCCCGGTGCCGCCGTTCCCACTCGCCGAGCTCAACAATCACGGCTCGCTGTTTGCGACGCGGCCGAAGCTCAACGATTACGTCTCTACCCGGAACGAACTGCTCGAAGGCGCCGACACGCTGTTCGCCGCCGTCATCAACGGCAAGCTCCACGTGCCGATCAACCATGCCTACGCGCTGAAGGATGCGGCGAAAGCGCATACCGAGCTCGAGAGCCGCGCGACGACGGGGGCTGCGATCTTGCGGCCGTGA
- a CDS encoding TerC family protein has translation MMELLTSPEAWAALLTLTALEIVLGIDNVIFISVIVSRIPPEQAKRARQIGLLLALVFRIVLLSLLVWLIGLTEPVITVRNVELSWRDIILIAGGAFLIAKATHEIHGEVEASHGEPDGEPKTSVFFWVIMQIIVIDMVFSLDSIITAIGMAQDLEIMIAAVVIACVVMYVSSGPVARFVANHPTTKMLALAFLVLIGVALVADGFKFHIPRGYIYFAMLFAAAVELFNVLARRNRKKAVRSRG, from the coding sequence ATGATGGAATTGTTGACGAGCCCGGAAGCCTGGGCGGCGCTACTGACGTTGACGGCACTGGAAATCGTGCTCGGTATCGACAACGTCATCTTCATTTCGGTGATCGTGTCGCGAATCCCGCCAGAGCAGGCCAAGCGCGCGCGTCAAATCGGCCTCTTGCTGGCGCTGGTGTTCCGCATCGTGCTGCTCAGCCTGCTGGTGTGGCTGATCGGCCTGACGGAGCCTGTCATCACGGTGCGAAACGTCGAACTGTCCTGGAGGGACATCATCCTGATTGCTGGCGGCGCCTTCCTGATCGCGAAGGCGACGCATGAAATTCATGGCGAGGTCGAGGCGAGCCATGGCGAGCCCGATGGCGAACCCAAAACCAGCGTATTCTTCTGGGTGATCATGCAGATCATCGTCATCGACATGGTGTTCTCGCTGGACTCGATCATCACCGCGATCGGCATGGCGCAGGACCTGGAAATCATGATCGCTGCCGTCGTGATCGCATGCGTCGTGATGTATGTCTCGTCGGGTCCGGTGGCCCGGTTCGTGGCCAATCACCCGACCACCAAGATGCTGGCATTGGCCTTCCTGGTGCTGATCGGCGTGGCGCTGGTGGCGGATGGATTCAAATTCCATATTCCGCGCGGCTACATCTATTTCGCCATGTTGTTCGCAGCCGCGGTCGAACTGTTCAACGTGCTCGCCCGGCGCAACCGCAAGAAGGCCGTCAGGAGCCGGGGGTGA
- the pcsA gene encoding phosphatidylcholine synthase, with the protein MDQTSEPDSAPATSRMRTAAFAVHIFTALGAGVALLAMLEAVREHWASMFGWLGVALIIDAIDGPLARKPDVVRLQPNWSGEVLDLVVDFVTYVFVPAYAITASGRLLPLAAPILGIGIMVSGALYFADRRMKASDNHFRGFPALWNAAAFYLFLLNLPKELATLGIAILIALTFAPFHVLHPFRVVRLRWLTLWLMAIGAVLAIYTLISDFNVGAPIIAGLCAIAAYVVGSDAVIRQIKSFRA; encoded by the coding sequence ATGGACCAGACCTCAGAGCCAGATTCCGCTCCTGCAACCAGTCGAATGCGAACCGCCGCATTCGCCGTACACATTTTTACGGCGCTGGGCGCGGGCGTCGCGTTGCTCGCGATGCTGGAGGCCGTGCGCGAGCATTGGGCCAGCATGTTCGGCTGGCTTGGCGTCGCCCTGATCATCGATGCCATCGACGGCCCGCTGGCGCGAAAACCTGACGTCGTGCGGTTGCAGCCGAACTGGTCGGGCGAGGTTCTCGATCTCGTCGTCGATTTCGTAACGTACGTCTTCGTTCCGGCCTATGCCATCACCGCGAGCGGCAGGCTGCTGCCGCTGGCGGCGCCCATACTCGGCATCGGCATTATGGTTTCCGGTGCGCTCTATTTCGCCGACCGACGCATGAAGGCCTCCGACAATCACTTCCGAGGTTTTCCGGCGCTGTGGAACGCCGCGGCGTTTTATTTGTTCTTGCTGAACCTGCCGAAGGAACTCGCCACGCTGGGAATCGCAATCCTGATCGCGCTCACATTCGCCCCGTTTCATGTGCTGCACCCGTTCCGGGTGGTGCGTCTGCGCTGGCTGACCCTGTGGCTGATGGCAATCGGAGCCGTGCTTGCGATCTACACGCTCATCAGCGATTTCAACGTGGGTGCTCCCATCATCGCCGGGCTTTGCGCCATTGCCGCCTATGTTGTGGGAAGCGACGCCGTGATCCGGCAAATAAAGTCGTTCAGAGCATGA
- a CDS encoding UbiH/UbiF family hydroxylase: MNDASQVYDAAVIGGGPAGLTAAVALAATGVKIALLARRVPYADNRTTALLGASTDLLERLDVWPRCRNKAAALRTMRLVDDTGRLIRAPEVRFSSDEIGLEQFGYNIDNRSLMVALEERAAELSNLTRFDDEAVTIDPQDALVSIRTGKGGQLAARLVIGADGRQSPSREAAGITISRRDLHQSALTFNISHSRPHNGISTEFHTAQGPCVFVPLPGDRCSVVWVAATREAERLMSLSDDELSEAAETQSHSILGRVQVEAGRNLFPLTIERPDQFASHRVALVGESAHVVPPIGAQGLNMGLRDAADIADIAGSAISLGEDPGSPAVLARYQSARRTDVASRLIAIDVANRSLLSDFLGMQSLRAAGMHLLGSFGPLRRLAMREGLAPTWKRVS, from the coding sequence ATGAACGACGCATCTCAGGTTTATGACGCCGCTGTGATCGGCGGCGGGCCAGCGGGGTTGACCGCCGCCGTCGCGCTGGCCGCAACGGGCGTAAAGATCGCCCTGCTCGCCCGCCGTGTCCCCTATGCCGACAACCGCACGACGGCACTATTGGGAGCATCCACCGATCTGCTGGAACGGCTGGACGTCTGGCCGCGCTGCCGCAACAAGGCGGCGGCCCTGCGGACCATGCGCCTCGTTGACGATACCGGCCGGCTGATCCGGGCGCCGGAAGTGCGCTTCAGCTCGGACGAGATCGGTCTCGAACAATTCGGCTACAACATCGACAACCGCTCGCTGATGGTTGCCCTGGAAGAGCGCGCCGCAGAACTTTCGAACCTGACCCGGTTTGACGATGAGGCTGTAACGATCGACCCGCAGGATGCGCTCGTTTCGATCCGCACCGGCAAGGGCGGCCAGCTCGCCGCGCGGCTGGTAATCGGCGCCGACGGACGGCAATCGCCCTCCCGCGAGGCAGCCGGCATTACGATCAGCCGCCGCGACCTGCATCAGTCGGCGCTGACCTTCAACATTTCCCATTCCCGGCCGCACAACGGCATCTCCACCGAGTTTCACACCGCGCAGGGCCCATGCGTATTCGTGCCCCTGCCCGGCGACCGCTGCAGTGTGGTGTGGGTTGCAGCAACCCGGGAAGCCGAGCGGCTGATGTCGCTCAGCGACGACGAATTGTCGGAAGCCGCGGAAACGCAGTCGCACTCCATTCTCGGCCGCGTCCAGGTCGAAGCCGGGCGTAACCTGTTTCCGCTGACAATCGAGCGTCCCGACCAGTTCGCCAGCCATCGTGTCGCACTGGTCGGTGAATCCGCCCATGTGGTGCCGCCGATCGGCGCGCAGGGCCTCAACATGGGATTGCGCGATGCGGCCGATATCGCCGACATCGCAGGCAGCGCAATCTCGCTCGGGGAAGATCCGGGATCGCCGGCGGTGCTGGCGCGCTATCAGTCCGCCCGCCGCACCGACGTCGCGAGCCGGCTGATTGCCATCGATGTCGCCAACCGTTCATTGCTCAGCGATTTCTTAGGCATGCAATCGCTGCGCGCGGCCGGCATGCACCTGCTTGGTTCGTTCGGCCCGCTGCGGCGGCTCGCGATGCGCGAGGGGCTGGCGCCGACCTGGAAGCGCGTCAGCTAA
- a CDS encoding AEC family transporter, translated as MVDILNLALPYFGLIFIGFACGKTRGLPESGLSWMNFFLLYVSLPALLFRIMSETPFSELNNPPFLIATTLATVCAFVLAMVAGRIIGELSLRKATMAGLAGAYGNIGYMGPGLALAVLGAKAAAPTALIFCCDSIFLFTIVPLLMAVTDRKHPSFLHAIGVAARQIVLNPLIMSAAAGALTAALHIQLPVAIDRTLLFLQNAAAPTALFVLGVTVALRPFDRVPWEVPGVIAIKLLIHPLIVFALMLLFGPFAQPWAATAVLMAALPPALNVFVIARQNNTWIEPASVAVLIGTFASVVTLTSVMWFIQSGRLAFP; from the coding sequence ATGGTCGATATCCTCAACCTCGCGCTCCCCTATTTTGGATTGATTTTTATCGGCTTCGCCTGTGGCAAGACCCGGGGGCTGCCGGAATCGGGCCTCAGCTGGATGAACTTCTTCCTGCTCTACGTCTCGCTGCCGGCGCTGCTATTTCGCATCATGTCGGAGACGCCGTTTTCCGAACTGAACAACCCGCCATTCTTGATCGCAACTACGCTTGCGACCGTCTGCGCCTTCGTCCTTGCCATGGTGGCTGGCCGGATCATCGGCGAATTGTCGCTGCGCAAGGCCACCATGGCGGGGCTTGCCGGCGCTTACGGCAATATCGGCTATATGGGCCCCGGGCTGGCGCTGGCGGTGCTTGGAGCCAAGGCGGCGGCGCCGACCGCGCTGATCTTCTGCTGCGACAGCATTTTTCTGTTCACGATCGTGCCGCTGCTAATGGCAGTGACCGATCGCAAACATCCGTCTTTCCTGCATGCTATTGGTGTAGCCGCGCGGCAGATCGTGCTCAATCCGCTGATCATGTCGGCGGCGGCGGGCGCGCTCACCGCGGCGTTGCACATCCAGTTGCCGGTCGCCATCGACAGGACGCTGCTGTTTCTGCAGAACGCTGCGGCACCGACGGCGCTGTTCGTGCTGGGCGTGACCGTGGCGCTGCGGCCGTTCGACCGCGTGCCTTGGGAGGTGCCCGGCGTGATCGCGATCAAGCTGCTGATCCATCCGCTAATCGTGTTCGCCCTGATGCTGCTGTTCGGCCCGTTCGCACAGCCCTGGGCTGCGACCGCCGTCCTGATGGCGGCATTGCCGCCGGCGCTGAACGTGTTCGTGATCGCGCGGCAGAACAACACCTGGATCGAACCGGCGTCCGTCGCCGTCCTGATCGGGACCTTCGCCTCCGTGGTCACGCTGACCAGCGTGATGTGGTTCATCCAGAGCGGACGGCTGGCGTTTCCGTAA